The window ACTGATGCACGGGTCATATGCCCGAATGAGTCGATTCAACATGAACTCGATACCAGAACGGTCTTGATGGTTGATAGAGGGATAAAGCTCACGCACGTCTTCCTCTAGGTTGGTGTAGTTCATAGCAGTTGGAGTGATAATATCTGCGTATGTCAAGAGACCATCTTCATCGAATTCATATGAGTGAACCAAAGTACCTCTTGGTGCCTCAGTGATGTGAGTTCCAGTTCCTGCTCTAGGCGCCACTTCAGGTTCGTACCATTCCATATCACTTGCCAGAAGCTTGTCGATTGTATTCTCCGCCATTTCGAATACTTGTGCTGTTTCTACTAGTTGAGCCGCATTATTCAAGAATGTGTTATAACTCGGCAGGTCAATTTCGAGGGTTTCCAAAGCAGATCGAGCGAAGGGTAATAGATGATCCTCATTTATGTTCAACCGAGCTAAAGCCCCAACAAAGAAGCCATGGCTATTACGAATACCTGCTTTTGCGTAGCTGTAGTCGGGTACACGTTCTTGAATATGCTCCTTATAATCCTCGACAGGCGCTCGCAGTCCATCTAGAGTTGCCAAGTCACCATCGACCAGAGCGTATTCATCATCTCTTCTAATTGCGAGATAGTCTGTTTCTCGTTCGAATTTAGGCTCTTCTAGTGTAGCCCATAAATCGACACAGGTTTGCAAATCCTCACGTGCGTCAAGAATCTCTTGCTTCAATTCTCTCAAACGGTCTTTTGTTGGATAGCTACTGAAACCTCCAACCATAGGTGTTACTTGATGAACCTCACGGCCGCCAGCAAGAATTTGAAGGTCGTTTCCTAGCTTCTTCAGCTTGAGAGCAATCTTAACAACATCAGGATATTCACCCGCTGCGGATATCACGCTTTCATGACCAATGTAGTCTGGTAGAGCCAAATACAATGCATGCAAGATGTGGCTTTCAATATACTCTCCCCAGACCAGAAGCCGGCGAAGATCTACAACGTCCTCATTCACCTCAATACCCATCGCCTTTTCTACGGCTTTGGTCGAAACTACTCTGTGTGATGCGCTACAAATTGCACAAATCCTACAGGCTATTTCGGGTACTTCTGTGAATTCTCGGCCTTTCAGAAAGGCTTCAAAAAGTCTGGCTCCTTCATCGACTGACATTTTGACATCGACGAGTTCTTTGTCTTTGGTAGTCACATACAATGAGCCATGCCCTTCAACTCGGGCAATGTGCTTGATATCAATATTTTCGGTTGTCATCACAAAGTCAACTCCTGGAATTCTTCCATATCAGCTGTTGACGGACAATACTTGAGGAACTTCCTCCGTATCTGATCAGCTGTTGCACCCATTTCTTTGAGAATCTTTACCTCCGCACCCCAATTCACCTGAGCAATGGGACCTCTACAGCCTTCACAGGCAGCACCATAGGAGGGGCACAACGAATCACAACCTGCTTGGGTAACGGGCCCCATACAGAATTTCCCTTCATCGAGAAGACATGGATTTTCATTTACCCGACACTCATAACATACTGAGTAGTTGGGTATCTGTGGTGTCTTCTTCATTGCCAGTGCCATCACTGCACGGACAAATTCCATCTTGTCCATCGGACAGCCGGGTAATTCTGCATCAACGTCTACATAATGCGAGACGGGTTTGATTGGAATTACATCCAAATGCGATGTCTGTGCTCCGTACACCGTTCCTTTCATTTCTTCAATATCCCGCATATTACGAATTGCGGGAACGCCACCGTGAGTGGCACATGCACCGATGGCAATAAGCACATCAGAGTTTTCACGAATCTTCTTGACCCGTTCGACTTCTGATTCTTTTGCAACTGATCCTTCAATAAACGCAATGTCCCAAGGGCCATCGGAATTCTCTTGCTTAGCCATGACCCAGGTCGTAATGTCAACGAGACCAAGAATGTCTAGCAGGTGATCTTCTATATTCAGTATGTTCAGCTGGCATCCAGCACATCCGGTTAATCCAAATATGCCAACTTTTGGTTTTCCATTGTCACTCATCATATTAACCTCCTAGATGGCCTCCTGTAGTCGCTGCACTTCGAAATAGGTAAATACGGGGCCGTCTTTACATACTAGCTTATGACCTACTTGACAGTGAGCACATTTGCCTACACCGCACTTCATTCTGCGCTCCAGTGACATGTATATCTCGTCTCTCCGGAAGTCTAGGTCAAGTAGCTCTTTTACAACGAATCGATACATGACAGGAGGACCGCAGATTAGAGCGACAGTGTTTTCCGAATCAACTTCGTACTTGTCAAACAGTGTAGTTACGACACCAACATTACCCATCCATGTCTCATGACATTCATCAACAGTCTGCAGTACATCAACTTCAGGTGCAGATGGCCAGTCATTCTCGAGTTCATCCACAAATATCCGTTCTTCGGGAAGACAAGCCCCGTAGAAGAGTGTCATGTGTCCAAAGTCTTCACGTTCATCGATGATATAATTGATGGCTGAGCGAAGCGGTACGAGGCCAATTCCGCCGGCGACAATGAGTATGTCTTTGCCTTTTATCTTTTCAAGGGGAAAGCCGTTTCCGTAAGGTCCGCGAAGACCGACAACATCACCGGGTTCTAACCTGTGAATAGCTTCAGTTACATCGCCAGCTCGTCGAATACCCAGCTCAATGGTACCGGGTCTTGTTGGTGTGGAACTGATTGAAAAAGGAGCTTCTCCAATACCAAACATACTCAACTGAATGAATTGACCAGGTTTGTAAGAGAAATGATCTTGGAGGTCCTTATCCTTGAATTCGAACTCGAAAAGCGTCTCCAACTCTGTCATATCTGTTCTGTTTTTCAAAACGGCTAGATTAGGAACGTATTCATTTTCACGCTTAACTTCTACTTGCATCTAGTTCCCTCCCTCTATAGTAGGTGCACTTGCCCAGTTTTTCTGTAATTGAGCTAACACATCTAAGAAGCTGATACCAGCAGGGCATGCATCTATGCATCTTCCACAACCAGTACAGGCGATGATACCTTGGTCATGCACTGCTCCTCTCATCTTGTGATAGAAACGATACTTGAGTCGTGCTTCTGGCTCTTCTCTGAAGTTGTGATTGCCAGCCACTAGAGCAAAGTCATAATACAAACAAGTATCCCATTTTCGCTTGCGAGTACTTTCTTTCAGATCCAGCCCTACCTCGTCTACAACGTCGAAGCAGTAACAAGTAGGACAGACCAAAGCGCATGAACCGCAGTTCATGCAGTCTTCCCCAATTTCTTCCCAGATTGGATCATCCCATGCCATATCAAGCGTTTCCATCAAGTTATCAAGATGGAATTCCACTGGCAATGATTCATGCTTCTTTTGAAGCGATTTACGAAAGGCATCAACATCATCTTCGGTTGCCTCCTCGAAAAGATCAGGAGCAAGGGTGATGAGTCGATCACCCTTTGGTGACCCGACATTGACATAGTACCGCTCATCCTCAATAGGAGTCAGGAAGAGATCATAACCTTCAAACACTATATGCGTGTTAACTGAGCGGCAGAACCCACTCTCACACGATTCAAGGCAATTCAAACCGATGATGGTGGTTTTTTCTCGTCTCTTCTGGTAGTAGAGGTCATCGTATTCTCCGCCATACACCCGATCCAAAAAGAGCAGGCCGTTAATATCGCAGGCGTGCAATCCCACAATCAGCGACGGATTTTCGGGTATCGTGTCCTCAAGTCTATCCTTGATTTCCTTTTTATCAAAATCAAAGGTCATCATATTCTCAACAGGTGGATTGAACAACTTCTTAGCAGAAGTCATCGTTTGACCATAATTCAAATCCATTGAGGCAGGATCCGAAATCTGATCGTAGACATGAATGCTCTTTTTTTGCACGGGGGCATAGACATCATAATCATCTAAAGCCCGCTCAACAAGCTTATTCAAGTCCTCTTTCTTTATGACATAGTTTTGCATAATCACCATTCCAGTGGTTTATGGTTACAATGTGTAACCTCCCAATTCCCGTATTAAGGTTAATCATACGAAAAGCGTCGAAAAATATCGAAAAATCGTCTGAATCCTAAACTATTCATCGGTGAATCTTTGCTAAAATAACATCCTTCAGAATGTGCCGTTCTGAAAACCCTTTTATCGTAGAGACGAACATCCGGCTTTCCTGTGAGACTCTATGGTTTTTGAACGCATGCCTCTTGAATACTGGTTTGATAAATGGCAATATGAAGTCGATTATGACATTGGCGAGAGCGGTATGAAATTCTTGACTCTCGAAGAAATGGATGTTGACTTAGAGGGTGTCGAGCTCCGTTATGGATATCACCTTGGATGCCCTGAGCTTCGGCAATTGATAGCGGATCAGTATGAAGGAATCACAATGGACAATGTGGCAGTAACCACAGGTGCCAGCGAAGCAAATTTCTCGATTATATCGCACCTCGTGGGTAAGAATGATCATATTGTCGTTGAGCATCCCACATATCCTTCACTCTATCAGGTTCCACGATCGCTGGAACGTGACGTGACTCTATTTCATCTGAGGAGAGAAAACAACTTCAAGCCAGATTTGGATGAGCTTGAACAAACCGTCAAGCCTGAAACAACTCTCATTTCTCTCACACATCCGAATAACCCCACTGGCTCGATGATTGATGAAAGCCAAATCAAGAGGGCAATAGAAATAGCAGAAAATGTGGATGCATATCTCATGGTGGATGAAACATATAGAGATCTCACGTTCGAAGAACCGCCACGGCAGGCCGCTACAATAAGCCCTTCCGCCATCAGCATAACGAGCATGTCCAAAGTCTACGGTCTACCAGGCATTCGCATAGGATGGGCAATTGCGGAAGAGACAGTCATTCAAGCAATACGCGCAGTCCGCGAGCAAATCACCATATGCAATTCTGCTCTTGGTGAAGCTATTGCAATTGAAGTATTGAGGAAAAGAGATGCCATACTTGGTGAAATGGAAGCCATGCTCTCTCAGAACTATGCTATACTCAAGGATTGGATGGAAGAGCAGGACTGGCTTGAATGGATCGAACCAGAAGGCGGTATGGTCTGTGCACCTTGGCTTGCCAACGGGGAATCAACCAAGAAGCTATGTCAACTACTGGTCAAGAAGTACCGCACATTTACGGTGCCAGGCTATGGCCTTGAGATGGACAAACATCTGAGAATAGGCTTTGGTGGCGAAAAAGAGGAGCTTGATGAAGGGCTTGATCGCCTAGAAAAGGCGCTCAAAGAGCTATATGGATAGATTCTGCAGGCGGGGTCCTGCTATTATTTCCATAATTCCAATCACATTTGTGGGCCTTATTATGAGTCACACAAGGGAACCATTGGATGATTGAACTTGGAGATATCTGACGGTGTACCAAGTGACTACATGGGAAAAGTGACTCTAATAGCCGAACTCAAGCCAGATTCTCATAACGTCGATATCATCTTTCGTGTAGTTAAGATTTTTCAGGAAAGAAAGATTGTCTCGGCTCACACCGGCCGTCACCATCACCTTTCAGAAATTGTCATTGCGGATTCAACCGCGAAAATCCTGTTTGTTCTTTGGGACAATATAGTAAAAATGGAATGTGATCAGGTGTTTCTTCTTCGGAATGCAAAAATCCGTGTATACGATTGTTCGATGAGAGTTCTCAAAACTCAAAGAAGTGTATTATCACTTAGTTCGGATACACCACTAAAAATCAACTTGCAGAAAGACATGAGTAAACCATTTGCGTGGAAGAACACAGAGAAGGGAGTAGACCGGGCCGCTCGTACTTTCTCAGGTGAAAAAACCCCGGAAGAGAAAGGTTATTGTTCTTGGAAGGAATTCTGAGGTAAACGGTTGCCATCAGAATACCTTTTGAGGTTGTATGAATTCCATAGCTTGGGTGCAACTGCTGCGAATCAAAGTTGAAGGCTATCCCACTCTTTATCCAGAAATTGCAATCAGAGGAAGACTCAGGCTCAGCGGACTCAGTCGCAAAACAACCGAAATGATAATGGAGCAGATTCTGGAGAACCTTCCTGAAGAAGAGTATATCTCTGAGGGGAGGCTTTTCGAAATGCTCAGAGATAGACTTACAGCTGAAACCAAAAGGCGGTTCGATACCATCACGAGATACTACAAAATGAGACGGGAAATCCCAGAGATGCCTCCTTTGTTTGTCGCTCTTCAAGGGGCATCTGGAACCGGAAAGTCCATACTGTCATTAGAACTCGCTTCAATCTTGGTAATCACCAGAATCATTGGCACAGATACAATTCGCCAGCTGATGCGCCAACAGACTGACAAGAACCAACATCCCGAGCTCTTTTGTCATACGTATCAAGCTCATGAATACAAACGAGTGGGGGCTAGTTCCCTTGACAAGATCATACGTGGTTATTTGGCTCAATGCAGTATCATGAGAACCGAAATCACTGGATTGATTCAACGAATAATCAGAGAAGGGGCTTCCGGACTAGTTGAGGGAGTTCATATCATACCTGGACAATTGAAGAAGCTCTCAAGTAGTATCATTGAGGTGGTCATTGATCCCGAAAAGGAAGTCCATCGACAGATGTTCATCAGTAAAGGGGTTACTGAGAAACTAAGGACTGTAGACAAGGAGAACACCAAACGTGAACAGGAATTCCTTGCTACGAGAAAGATACATGATTACATGAAAGAGCAAGCCAAAGAAAACAACGTGCCTATAGTCAATTTCACGGGTTTCGAAAAGGCCACTCAAGAGCTTGTGAATCTTCTCTATGAAAGAATAGAAACCATAGTTGCAAATCACAGTAATAAGAAGATAGAGAAATAGAGCGGCTTGGGTCAGATTTCTCGATTAAGAACAATCCAAGCCGCTTGTTTGCGTGGTTATTTAACTCATACATTGATTATTTGTCTTCTAGCATGAGCTGTGTGTAATTGCCATCTCGGGACAATTTTCCACACAAGCGCAGCACTCAATGCATTCATCAACAAGGGGTGCTTCTGCTTTGTCGTCGTCGTTGAGTTCAAAGACTGCTGTGGGACATACGTCAACACAGACAGCCGCTCCCACGCACTTGTCATGATCGATTTCGATTTCAATACCAAGCTCTTCAGATTCGTAGACAGGCACTTTTTACACATCCAAGCAACTTGCAGACTTTCAGGGTCTCTTATAAGCATGGAGTATACGGCTACTCTTGCGAGAGAATCACAACAGCATAATGGCTGTCGCATCAGCTATCAAAAGATTTCACAAGGAGAAACAGTAGTTGAGCTGGAAACAAGAGTCAATTCATAAGTTGTTCAATCCCGAAAGCGTGGCTGTGGTAGGGGCTTCGCCTCGGCCAGAAAGTCTAGGCTCCCTAACCTTCAGAGCTCTGACCAACTATAACGGCAAGAAATACCCCGTAAATCCGAGATACAATAGCATTAACGATATGAAATGCTATGAGTCTGTTACTGACATTCCCAATGGCGTTGATTTGGCTATCCTGGCTCTCGGTGCGCGTCATACATTGGAAATAATGAAAGAATGCGCACAGAAGCAAGTTCGTTCAGCAATCATTTTTGCAGCGGGTTTCAAAGAGTTGGGAGAGGAGGGTGCAAAGCTACAAAGAGATCTCAAGGAAATTGCCAATAGAGGCAAGATAGCGGTCATAGGACCTAATTGTTTAGGTGCTGGAAATGTACGGATAAATCTCAACGCTACATTCTTCCCGCACCCCGCCCCACTTGAAAAGGGCAGTGTCTCCGTCATAAGCCAGTCAGGAGGGGTTTCAGGATTGATGTTATATCGTGCCTCCGAAGCAGATGTGGGCATCTCCAAATTTGCCAGCGTAGGAAATAGAGTCAATGTGGATTTCAACGATCTCATACGCTATTTCAGAGAAGATTCACAGACAAGTGTCTTGTGCATATTTGTTGAAGGTACTGGGGATGCAAGGCTGATGTACGAGGAGATGCGAAGAATCACTCCAGAGAAAGACATAGTGGTTTACAAGGTTGGTAAGACTCCTGCATCTAAGAAAGCTGCATTGAGTCACACAGGGAGTTTGGCTGGAAATGCTATGCTCTATTCTGCCGCACTTAAACAAGCTGGTGCTACCGAAGTGGACAGCATACAAGAGATGATGGATTCAGCAAAAGTATTGTCTGTGCAAAAAACCAAAGGAAGCGGAAGGAGAGTAGCTGTCATCACACATAGTCTCGGCATTGCATTAATAGCAGCACAAACACTTGAACAAAACGGAATGCACCTGCCGGAACCATCGCAGGAGACAGTGGCTGCGGTTAGAAATCTCCTAGAGATGCCAGTCGAAATCCCTATCTCAAATCCGGTAGACTTACTCGCCAAGGGCTGGGCTGAGCCAGATGTATTTGCCAAGGCATTTGAAATAGTCCTTGATGATGCCAATTTCGACGCAGTACTTACAGTCTTCTCTCCAAACTTTCAACCAGGAATTGGAGGGGGTATGCCGGCAAAGGCAGTAGTAGAAGCGAAGAAGAATGGGAATAAGCCGGTGGTTAGCATTCTGAATGCCCCACGTAACCGTATTCCTCAGGGAAAGAAGATACTTGAAGCAGGTGGAATTCCGACCTTTGCAAGCCCTGAAAGAGCGGCAGTTGCCCTGTCAACGTTGCTTGCAGGTAGGTCCGCCTAAGGGAACACGATGCTGACAGGATCTTAAGAAATCACCATTCTTCAGAGAAAAACACAAGCCACGCCACTATTGGCTCTAGGAGGTCAGTCGGATCCCCATCAAGCCGGAACAGAGTTGAACCGGATGAATCCAGAATAGAGGAACCACCAAAACGGAATTTTGTAGAACCAGAGGAACTCATAACAGCTGTATCATCGTATCTTGCCAATGTACTGCCGGAACTATCTCGAACACTGCCTGCTTCGATGCTTCCAAGAGTTCTTCCAGAATCGTCAAAAACTCTATCTGAGGAGAATTCGCAGAGTGTACTTCTTGAGGAATCACGAACCTCGTCATGTTCCACATATGCAAGAGTCGAACCACTGTTGCTTCGGAGAATCATACATCAATCACTAGTTGATAGAAGAAATCCGGAATTTGAAAGTGTTTTCTATAGGTCTTTGATACATTATATATAGCTGGAATCAATGCTCAAATCAAATGGGGAAACACCTTGGCAGATTCAGAAAAGGACGAAAGGGACGTAGCTATTATTCCAAATGAGGAGGATGCGTCATTCTTTGATAGAATGATGCATCATCTTCAATTAACCGAAGGAACGGAGATTGCGCGCCGCTATTTCGCGATGAATGCATTCGATGGTATACTGCCCGTTGTGGGAATCATTATGGGTGGATTCATATCGCTAGTCAACCAAGAACCGCGATTCGTTTTTGCGACGGTCTTACTGGGCTCAATTGGAACAGCTATAGCCATGTTTATTTCGGGAATATCCAGTTCCTATCTGACAGAACAAGCTGAAAGAAAAAGAGCTGTGAAGGAGCTCGGGAAATCAATGCTTGCGGATATGAGTCATACAATCTATGCAGAGGCTAGTAGAACGACAACACTTATTGTATCAGTTATAAACGGTATTTCTCCAACTTTGGCAGCATTGGGAACTATTTCTCCAATGTTTTTGTCTGCCCTTGGCATACTTGATCCCGTAATCGCAATGTATCTTTCAATAGTAGCCGGCTTGTTTCTGCTATTCTCTTTGGGCCTATTCTTGGGGAAAATATCCAAGGTGAATATATGGATATCAGGATTGAAAACGTTATCCGCTGGCTTTCTCACAGTTCTGATGATGCTGGTTATCCAAATACTCACTTCAACCTGAGAAACCTGTACTGGCATCAGTAGCGGTTTTCTTCATCACAACATTTGAT of the Candidatus Thorarchaeota archaeon genome contains:
- a CDS encoding aminotransferase class I/II-fold pyridoxal phosphate-dependent enzyme, encoding MVFERMPLEYWFDKWQYEVDYDIGESGMKFLTLEEMDVDLEGVELRYGYHLGCPELRQLIADQYEGITMDNVAVTTGASEANFSIISHLVGKNDHIVVEHPTYPSLYQVPRSLERDVTLFHLRRENNFKPDLDELEQTVKPETTLISLTHPNNPTGSMIDESQIKRAIEIAENVDAYLMVDETYRDLTFEEPPRQAATISPSAISITSMSKVYGLPGIRIGWAIAEETVIQAIRAVREQITICNSALGEAIAIEVLRKRDAILGEMEAMLSQNYAILKDWMEEQDWLEWIEPEGGMVCAPWLANGESTKKLCQLLVKKYRTFTVPGYGLEMDKHLRIGFGGEKEELDEGLDRLEKALKELYG
- a CDS encoding CoA-binding protein, which translates into the protein MSWKQESIHKLFNPESVAVVGASPRPESLGSLTFRALTNYNGKKYPVNPRYNSINDMKCYESVTDIPNGVDLAILALGARHTLEIMKECAQKQVRSAIIFAAGFKELGEEGAKLQRDLKEIANRGKIAVIGPNCLGAGNVRINLNATFFPHPAPLEKGSVSVISQSGGVSGLMLYRASEADVGISKFASVGNRVNVDFNDLIRYFREDSQTSVLCIFVEGTGDARLMYEEMRRITPEKDIVVYKVGKTPASKKAALSHTGSLAGNAMLYSAALKQAGATEVDSIQEMMDSAKVLSVQKTKGSGRRVAVITHSLGIALIAAQTLEQNGMHLPEPSQETVAAVRNLLEMPVEIPISNPVDLLAKGWAEPDVFAKAFEIVLDDANFDAVLTVFSPNFQPGIGGGMPAKAVVEAKKNGNKPVVSILNAPRNRIPQGKKILEAGGIPTFASPERAAVALSTLLAGRSA
- a CDS encoding Ni/Fe hydrogenase subunit alpha, producing MTTENIDIKHIARVEGHGSLYVTTKDKELVDVKMSVDEGARLFEAFLKGREFTEVPEIACRICAICSASHRVVSTKAVEKAMGIEVNEDVVDLRRLLVWGEYIESHILHALYLALPDYIGHESVISAAGEYPDVVKIALKLKKLGNDLQILAGGREVHQVTPMVGGFSSYPTKDRLRELKQEILDAREDLQTCVDLWATLEEPKFERETDYLAIRRDDEYALVDGDLATLDGLRAPVEDYKEHIQERVPDYSYAKAGIRNSHGFFVGALARLNINEDHLLPFARSALETLEIDLPSYNTFLNNAAQLVETAQVFEMAENTIDKLLASDMEWYEPEVAPRAGTGTHITEAPRGTLVHSYEFDEDGLLTYADIITPTAMNYTNLEEDVRELYPSINHQDRSGIEFMLNRLIRAYDPCISCSCHLSTVE
- a CDS encoding FAD/NAD(P)-binding protein, producing the protein MQVEVKRENEYVPNLAVLKNRTDMTELETLFEFEFKDKDLQDHFSYKPGQFIQLSMFGIGEAPFSISSTPTRPGTIELGIRRAGDVTEAIHRLEPGDVVGLRGPYGNGFPLEKIKGKDILIVAGGIGLVPLRSAINYIIDEREDFGHMTLFYGACLPEERIFVDELENDWPSAPEVDVLQTVDECHETWMGNVGVVTTLFDKYEVDSENTVALICGPPVMYRFVVKELLDLDFRRDEIYMSLERRMKCGVGKCAHCQVGHKLVCKDGPVFTYFEVQRLQEAI
- a CDS encoding 4Fe-4S dicluster domain-containing protein, encoding MEIEIDHDKCVGAAVCVDVCPTAVFELNDDDKAEAPLVDECIECCACVENCPEMAITHSSC
- a CDS encoding 4Fe-4S dicluster domain-containing protein, which codes for MQNYVIKKEDLNKLVERALDDYDVYAPVQKKSIHVYDQISDPASMDLNYGQTMTSAKKLFNPPVENMMTFDFDKKEIKDRLEDTIPENPSLIVGLHACDINGLLFLDRVYGGEYDDLYYQKRREKTTIIGLNCLESCESGFCRSVNTHIVFEGYDLFLTPIEDERYYVNVGSPKGDRLITLAPDLFEEATEDDVDAFRKSLQKKHESLPVEFHLDNLMETLDMAWDDPIWEEIGEDCMNCGSCALVCPTCYCFDVVDEVGLDLKESTRKRKWDTCLYYDFALVAGNHNFREEPEARLKYRFYHKMRGAVHDQGIIACTGCGRCIDACPAGISFLDVLAQLQKNWASAPTIEGGN